Proteins encoded within one genomic window of Columba livia isolate bColLiv1 breed racing homer chromosome 1, bColLiv1.pat.W.v2, whole genome shotgun sequence:
- the MGAT3 gene encoding beta-1,4-mannosyl-glycoprotein 4-beta-N-acetylglucosaminyltransferase isoform X2, translated as MKMRRHKLFLTLCMAGLCLISFLHFLKALSYVTFPRELASLSPNLVSSFFWNNAPVTPQVSPEPGGAEFLRTPLYSHSPLLQPLPPSRASEELHKAEFVLSEDTTEYFVRTKAGGVCFKPGTKVLEKPPVGGRPEDQGDGASSGRPVRKPLSAGATKRRKWVECVCLPGWHGPSCGVPTVVQYSNLPTKDRLVPRVTPRRVINAINVNHEFDLLDVRFHELGDVVDVFVVCESNFTAYGEPRPLKFREMLLNGSFDYIRHKVLYVFLDHFPPGGRQDGWIADDYLRTFLTRDGISRLRNLRPDDVFVIDDADEIPARDGVLFLKLYDGWTEPFAFHMRKSLYGFFWKQPGTLEVVSGCTMGMLQAVYATDGIRLRRREYYTMPGFRQYENSTGHILVQWSLGSPLHFAGWHCSWCFTPEGIYFKLVSAQNGDFPRWGDYEDKRDLNYIRELIRTGGWFDGTIQEYPPADPKEQMYAPKYLLKNYQRFRYLLENPYRKTEGTG; from the coding sequence ATGAAGATGAGACGCCATAAGCTCTTTCTGACTCTCTGCATGGCTGGTCTCTGCCTGATCTCCTTCTTGCACTTCCTCAAGGCCCTTTCCTATGTCACCTTCCCCCGGGAGCTGGCTTCACTTAGTCCCAACCTCGTCTCCAGCTTCTTCTGGAACAATGCCCCCGTCACCCCTCAGGTCAGCCCTGAGCCCGGGGGTGCCGAGTTCCTCCGCACACCCCTCTACTCACACTCCCCCTtgctccagcccctgcctcccagcagagccagcGAAGAGCTGCACAAAGCTGAGTTCGTGCTGTCGGAAGACACAACAGAATATTTTGTCCGTACCAAAGCCGGTGGCGTTTGCTTTAAGCCAGGCACCAAGGTGCTGGAGAAGCCACCCGTGGGAGGGCGGCCAGAGGATCAAGGGGACGGTGCGTCCTCGGGGCGGCCGGTTCGCAAGCCGCTGAGCGCCGGCGCGACGAAGCGGCGCAAGTGGGTGGAATGTGTCTGCTTGCCAGGCTGGCACGGCCCCAGCTGTGGGGTCCCTACTGTGGTCCAGTACTCCAACCTGCCCACCAAGGACCGTCTTGTACCGCGGGTGACCCCTCGGAGGGTCATCAACGCTATCAACGTCAACCATGAGTTTGACCTGCTGGATGTCCGCTTCCATGAGCTGGGAGACGTGGTGGATGTCTTTGTGGTGTGCGAGTCAAACTTCACAGCCTACGGAGAGCCGCGGCCCCTCAAGTTCCGAGAGATGCTCCTCAACGGCTCCTTCGACTACATCCGCCACAAGGTGCTCTACGTCTTCCTGGACCACTTCCCCCCTGGCGGCCGCCAGGACGGCTGGATTGCTGATGATTACCTGCGCACCTTTCTCACCCGGGATGGCATCTCTCGCCTCCGCAACCTGCGCCCGGATGATGTTTTTGTCATCGATGATGCCGATGAGATCCCAGCCCGTGATGGTGTGCTCTTCCTCAAGCTCTACGATGGCTGGACGGAGCCTTTCGCCTTTCATATGCGCAAGTCACTCTATGGCTTCTTCTGGAAGCAACCAGGCACATTGGAGGTGGTCTCAGGCTGCACCATGGGGATGCTGCAGGCCGTCTACGCTACTGATGGGATCCGTCTGCGACGCCGCGAGTACTACACCATGCCTGGCTTTCGTCAGTACGAGAACAGCACAGGACACATCCTGGTGCAGTGGTCGCTGGGCAGCCCACTCCACTTTGCTGGCTGGCACTGCTCATGGTGTTTCACCCCAGAGGGGATCTACTTCAAACTGGTTTCAGCTCAGAACGGGGACTTCCCCCGCTGGGGTGACTATGAGGATAAACGAGACCTCAATTATATCCGGGAGCTGATCCGGACTGGTGGCTGGTTCGATGGTACTATACAGGAGTATCCCCCCGCCGACCCCAAGGAGCAGATGTACGCTCCCAAATACCTGCTCAAGAACTACCAGCGGTTCCGCTACTTGTTGGAGAACCCCTACCGAAAAACAGAGGGCACTGGGTGA